A single region of the Cucumis melo cultivar AY chromosome 3, USDA_Cmelo_AY_1.0, whole genome shotgun sequence genome encodes:
- the LOC103504096 gene encoding uncharacterized protein LOC103504096: protein MAGSGSSMLYSFLLFIVILSLQEMYRGKLASSELFTILGGFVSSLLFLVLLTFIGNFQETSGVRTGWGAVIVAEAVALIAASTVHRVCITTCFLFSAGLLYELNKLSGATLSKSESRVKRH, encoded by the exons ATGGCGGGGTCTGGGAGTTCCATGCTTTACTCATTTCTTCTATTCATTGTCATTCTTTCGCTTCAAGAGATGTATAGAGGAAAGTTGGCTTCATCGGAGTTGTTTACCATACTCGGAGGATTTGTCAGTTCTCTTCTGTTTCTGGTGCTTCTAACA TTTATAGGAAACTTCCAGGAAACAAGTGGCGTGCGAACTGGATGGGGAGCTG TCATCGTAGCAGAAGCAGTTGCATTGATTGCTGCAAGCACTGTTCATAGAGTTTGCATCACAACATG TTTCTTGTTCTCCGCTGGACTGCTGTATGAGTTGAACAAGCTTTCGGGTGCGACACTTTCTAAATCTGAATCTAGAGTCAAAAGACACTGA
- the LOC103504095 gene encoding NAD kinase 2, chloroplastic isoform X1, which translates to MVLCCFQWHLDAIAVAMNRSLPPSLIHSYLSPFPLLFPSSNNARFLGFQCHTWNPIRRRLNFAVTADISKSSPSLHSASDFQLPWVGPVPGDIAEVEAYCRIFRTAERLHSVLMDTLCNPFTGECSVSYDISPGENPLIEDKIVSVLGCLVSLINKGREDVLSGRSSAMNSFRGANLDATEDNLPPLAAFRSEMKRCCESLHVALENFLIPGDERSLDVWRKLQRLKNVCYDSGFTRGEDYPCHTLFANWNPVYLHNFKDETSAKNSDVAFWSGGQVTEEGLKWLIERGFKTIVDLRAETVKDEFYSASLHDAIGSEKVKVIKIPVEARTAPTMDQVEKFASLVSDGSNGLIYLHSKEGVWRTSAMISRWRQYATRSGSQIVSNQTIVPVDIDSSSNLALNQNGAKESLEISITGETFPCAEDSQSLVLESAHHSLINRKNNAETDEVSQNVNGAYNGPSPTQDMTSLRAVVNGGIEIDPLKAQIPPCNIFSRKEMSNFFKTKKISPQSYLHRRMKTKEKFSTEVPASRVLRSSVNNSDKSGIVEAGNFNGSPSVKDSSSKTQYVSAMKMNYGNGDSHVSANPVFVGLEVDGRNPLTTVASAAVGGKVPSKSEINDLKSNGQATSVSSNGNVESVEGNMCASATGVVRVQSRRKAEMFLVRTDGFSCAREKVTESSLAFTHPSTQQQMLMWKSTPKTVLLLKKLGQELMEEAKEVALFLYHQEKMTVLVEPDIHDIFARIPGFGFVQTFYSQDTSDLHEKVDFVACLGGDGVILHASNLFRSAVPPVVSFNLGSLGFLTSHTFDSYRQDLRQVIHGNDSLDGVYITLRMRLQCEIFRNGKAIPGKLFNILNEVVVDRGSNPYLSKIECYEHDRLITKVQGDGVIVATPTGSTAYSTAAGGSMVHPNVPCMLFTPICPHSLSFRPVILPDSARLELKIPEDARSNAWVSFDGKRRQQLSRGDSVRISMSRHPLPTVNKSDQTGDWFRSLIRCLNWNERLDQKAL; encoded by the exons ATGGTGTTATGTTGCTTCCAGTGGCACTTGGATGCCATAGCCGTCGCCATGAATCGCTCTCTTCCCCCCTCTTTGATCCATTCCTATCTCTCCCCTTTTCCTCTTCTCTTTCCTTCCTCTAATAATGCCAGATTTCTCGGATTCCAATGCCACACTTGGAACCCAATCAGGAGGCGCCTTAACTTCGCTGTCACTGCCGACATCTCCAAGTCTTCTCCATCTCTTCATTCTGCCTCCGATTTTCAG TTACCATGGGTGGGTCCTGTTCCTGGCGATATTGCAGAAGTCGAGGCATATTGTAGAATCTTTAGAACTGCTGAACGACTCCACTCTGTGCTGATGGATACTCTTTGCAATCCCTTCACTGGTGAATGCAGTGTTTCGTATGATATTTCACCTGGGGAAAATCCACTCATTGAGGATAAAATAGTTTCTGTTCTTGGATGTTTAGTATCACTTATAAACAAAGGAAGAGAGGATGTACTTTCCGGAAGATCATCTGCCATGAATTCTTTCCGGGGTGCAAATTTAGATGCAACGGAAGATAATCTTCCTCCACTGGCTGCTTTTAGGAGTGAGATGAAAAGGTGTTGCGAAAGCTTGCATGTTGCCCTTGAAAACTTTTTGATTCCTGGTGATGAACGTAGTTTGGACGTATGGAGGAAACTTCAAAGGCTAAAGAATGTCTGTTATGATTCTGGTTTCACCAGAGGGGAGGATTATCCCTGCCATACATTGTTTGCCAATTGGAACCCTGTTTATTTACATAATTTCAAGGATGAAACGTCAGCAAAAAATTCTGATGTAGCCTTCTGGAGTGGTGGTCAGGTAACTGAAGAAGGTCTGAAGTGGTTAATTGAGAGAGGATTTAAAACGATTGTTGATCTTAGGGCTGAAACAGTAAAAGATGAATTTTATAGTGCATCCTTGCATGACGCTATAGGTTCTGAAAAAGTTAAAGTGATAAAAATTCCTGTTGAAGCTAGGACTGCTCCAACAATGGATCAGGTTGAGAAGTTTGCATCGTTGGTTTCAGATGGCAGCAATGGGCTGATCTATCTTCACAGTAAGGAGGGTGTGTGGAGAACGTCAGCCATGATATCCAGATGGAGGCAATATGCAACTCGAAGTGGATCACAGATTGTCTCTAATCAGACAATTGTTCCAGTCGATATAGACAGCTCTTCCAACTTGGCACTTAATCAAAATGGAGCAAAAGAGTCTCTAGAAATTTCTATTACTGGAGAAACATTTCCATGTGCAGAAGATAGTCAATCTTTGGTGCTTGAAAGTGCTCATCATAGTTTAATTAACAGAAAAAATAATGCAGAAACTGATGAAGTTAGTCAGAATGTTAATGGAGCTTACAACGGACCTAGTCCTACACAAGATATGACATCTTTAAGAGCAGTTGTTAATGGTGGGATTGAAATTGACCCTCTGAAAGCTCAGATTCCTCCATGCAATATTTTCTCAAGAAAAGAAATGTCCAACTTTTTTAAGACCAAAAAGATTTCTCCTCAAAGCTACTTACACCGTCGaatgaaaacaaaagaaaaattttctaCGGAGGTACCTGCTAGCAGAGTACTAAGGTCTAGTGTTAACAATAGTGATAAATCTGGGATTGTTGAAGCAGGAAATTTTAATGGCAGCCCAAGTGTGAAAGATTCATCCTCGAAGACCCAATATGTATCTGCTATGAAGATGAATTATGGCAATGGTGATAGTCATGTATCTGCCAATCCTGTTTTTGTAGGACTTGAAGTGGATGGAAGGAATCCTCTGACAACCGTAGCCTCTGCTGCTGTTGGAGGTAAGGTTCCATCTAAATCAGAAATAAATGACTTAAAGAGCAATGGCCAAGCAACTTCAGTTTCTAGCAATGGTAACGTGGAATCTGTGGAAGGCAATATGTGTGCTTCTGCCACTGGTGTTGTAAGGGTGCAATCAAGAAGGAAGGCTGAGATGTTTTTAGTTCGAACAGATGGGTTTTCATGTGCCAGAGAAAAAGTGACTGAATCCTCTTTGGCTTTTACTCACCCAAGTACACAACAGCAGATGCTTATGTGGAAATCCACTCCTAAGACTGTATTACTTCTGAAAAAGCTGGGTCAAGAGCTAATGGAAGAAGCTAAAGAG GTTGCATTGTTCTTGTATCATCAAGAGAAGATGACTGTACTTGTCGAACCTGACATACATGACATATTTGCAAGAATTCCGGGGTTTGGATTTGTCCAAACTTTTTATAGCCAAGACACCAG TGACCTGCATGAGAAAGTTGATTTTGTAGCATGCTTAGGTGGAGATGGGGTTATTCTCCATGCATCAAATTTATTTAGAAGTGCCGTTCCCCCAGTTGTTTCATTTAATCTCGGGTCTCTTGGATTTTTGACTTCTCACACT TTTGATAGTTATAGGCAGGACTTAAGACAAGTCATCCATGGAAATGATTCACTCGATGGTGTCTATATAACTCTAAGAATGCGTCTTCAGTGTGAAATTTTTCGAAATGGCAAAGCTATTCCTGGGAAGTTATTTAATATTCTTAATGAAGTTGTTGTTGATCGAGGCTCCAATCCATACCTTTCCAAAATTGAATGTTATGAACATGATCGACTCATAACAAAG GTCCAGGGTGATGGAGTCATTGTGGCCACCCCTACTGGGAGCACTGCTTACTCTACTGCAGCAGGGGGTTCGATG GTGCATCCGAATGTTCCTTGCATGCTTTTTACTCCAATATGTCCCCATTCTCTCTCATTTAGACCAGTTATACTTCCCGACTCTGCACGACTCGAGTTAAAG ATTCCCGAGGACGCACGGAGTAATGCGTGGGTTTCTTTCGACGGAAAGAGAAGGCAACAACTCTCAAGAGGAGATTCTGTTAGGATATCCATGAGTAGGCATCCACTCCCAACTGTAAACAAGTCTGATCAAACAGGGGATTGGTTTCGCAGCTTGATTCGGTGCTTGAATTGGAATGAAAGGCTTGATCAAAAGGCCCTTTGA
- the LOC103504095 gene encoding NAD kinase 2, chloroplastic isoform X2, producing the protein MVLCCFQWHLDAIAVAMNRSLPPSLIHSYLSPFPLLFPSSNNARFLGFQCHTWNPIRRRLNFAVTADISKSSPSLHSASDFQLPWVGPVPGDIAEVEAYCRIFRTAERLHSVLMDTLCNPFTGECSVSYDISPGENPLIEDKIVSVLGCLVSLINKGREDVLSGRSSAMNSFRGANLDATEDNLPPLAAFRSEMKRCCESLHVALENFLIPGDERSLDVWRKLQRLKNVCYDSGFTRGEDYPCHTLFANWNPVYLHNFKDETSAKNSDVAFWSGGQVTEEGLKWLIERGFKTIVDLRAETVKDEFYSASLHDAIGSEKVKVIKIPVEARTAPTMDQVEKFASLVSDGSNGLIYLHSKEGVWRTSAMISRWRQYATRSGSQIVSNQTIVPVDIDSSSNLALNQNGAKESLEISITGETFPCAEDSQSLVLESAHHSLINRKNNAETDEVSQNVNGAYNGPSPTQDMTSLRAVVNGGIEIDPLKAQIPPCNIFSRKEMSNFFKTKKISPQSYLHRRMKTKEKFSTEVPASRVLRSSVNNSDKSGIVEAGNFNGSPSVKDSSSKTQYVSAMKMNYGNGDSHVSANPVFVGLEVDGRNPLTTVASAAVGGKVPSKSEINDLKSNGQATSVSSNGNVESVEGNMCASATGVVRVQSRRKAEMFLVRTDGFSCAREKVTESSLAFTHPSTQQQMLMWKSTPKTVLLLKKLGQELMEEAKEVALFLYHQEKMTVLVEPDIHDIFARIPGFGFVQTFYSQDTSDLHEKVDFVACLGGDGVILHASNLFRSAVPPVVSFNLGSLGFLTSHTL; encoded by the exons ATGGTGTTATGTTGCTTCCAGTGGCACTTGGATGCCATAGCCGTCGCCATGAATCGCTCTCTTCCCCCCTCTTTGATCCATTCCTATCTCTCCCCTTTTCCTCTTCTCTTTCCTTCCTCTAATAATGCCAGATTTCTCGGATTCCAATGCCACACTTGGAACCCAATCAGGAGGCGCCTTAACTTCGCTGTCACTGCCGACATCTCCAAGTCTTCTCCATCTCTTCATTCTGCCTCCGATTTTCAG TTACCATGGGTGGGTCCTGTTCCTGGCGATATTGCAGAAGTCGAGGCATATTGTAGAATCTTTAGAACTGCTGAACGACTCCACTCTGTGCTGATGGATACTCTTTGCAATCCCTTCACTGGTGAATGCAGTGTTTCGTATGATATTTCACCTGGGGAAAATCCACTCATTGAGGATAAAATAGTTTCTGTTCTTGGATGTTTAGTATCACTTATAAACAAAGGAAGAGAGGATGTACTTTCCGGAAGATCATCTGCCATGAATTCTTTCCGGGGTGCAAATTTAGATGCAACGGAAGATAATCTTCCTCCACTGGCTGCTTTTAGGAGTGAGATGAAAAGGTGTTGCGAAAGCTTGCATGTTGCCCTTGAAAACTTTTTGATTCCTGGTGATGAACGTAGTTTGGACGTATGGAGGAAACTTCAAAGGCTAAAGAATGTCTGTTATGATTCTGGTTTCACCAGAGGGGAGGATTATCCCTGCCATACATTGTTTGCCAATTGGAACCCTGTTTATTTACATAATTTCAAGGATGAAACGTCAGCAAAAAATTCTGATGTAGCCTTCTGGAGTGGTGGTCAGGTAACTGAAGAAGGTCTGAAGTGGTTAATTGAGAGAGGATTTAAAACGATTGTTGATCTTAGGGCTGAAACAGTAAAAGATGAATTTTATAGTGCATCCTTGCATGACGCTATAGGTTCTGAAAAAGTTAAAGTGATAAAAATTCCTGTTGAAGCTAGGACTGCTCCAACAATGGATCAGGTTGAGAAGTTTGCATCGTTGGTTTCAGATGGCAGCAATGGGCTGATCTATCTTCACAGTAAGGAGGGTGTGTGGAGAACGTCAGCCATGATATCCAGATGGAGGCAATATGCAACTCGAAGTGGATCACAGATTGTCTCTAATCAGACAATTGTTCCAGTCGATATAGACAGCTCTTCCAACTTGGCACTTAATCAAAATGGAGCAAAAGAGTCTCTAGAAATTTCTATTACTGGAGAAACATTTCCATGTGCAGAAGATAGTCAATCTTTGGTGCTTGAAAGTGCTCATCATAGTTTAATTAACAGAAAAAATAATGCAGAAACTGATGAAGTTAGTCAGAATGTTAATGGAGCTTACAACGGACCTAGTCCTACACAAGATATGACATCTTTAAGAGCAGTTGTTAATGGTGGGATTGAAATTGACCCTCTGAAAGCTCAGATTCCTCCATGCAATATTTTCTCAAGAAAAGAAATGTCCAACTTTTTTAAGACCAAAAAGATTTCTCCTCAAAGCTACTTACACCGTCGaatgaaaacaaaagaaaaattttctaCGGAGGTACCTGCTAGCAGAGTACTAAGGTCTAGTGTTAACAATAGTGATAAATCTGGGATTGTTGAAGCAGGAAATTTTAATGGCAGCCCAAGTGTGAAAGATTCATCCTCGAAGACCCAATATGTATCTGCTATGAAGATGAATTATGGCAATGGTGATAGTCATGTATCTGCCAATCCTGTTTTTGTAGGACTTGAAGTGGATGGAAGGAATCCTCTGACAACCGTAGCCTCTGCTGCTGTTGGAGGTAAGGTTCCATCTAAATCAGAAATAAATGACTTAAAGAGCAATGGCCAAGCAACTTCAGTTTCTAGCAATGGTAACGTGGAATCTGTGGAAGGCAATATGTGTGCTTCTGCCACTGGTGTTGTAAGGGTGCAATCAAGAAGGAAGGCTGAGATGTTTTTAGTTCGAACAGATGGGTTTTCATGTGCCAGAGAAAAAGTGACTGAATCCTCTTTGGCTTTTACTCACCCAAGTACACAACAGCAGATGCTTATGTGGAAATCCACTCCTAAGACTGTATTACTTCTGAAAAAGCTGGGTCAAGAGCTAATGGAAGAAGCTAAAGAG GTTGCATTGTTCTTGTATCATCAAGAGAAGATGACTGTACTTGTCGAACCTGACATACATGACATATTTGCAAGAATTCCGGGGTTTGGATTTGTCCAAACTTTTTATAGCCAAGACACCAG TGACCTGCATGAGAAAGTTGATTTTGTAGCATGCTTAGGTGGAGATGGGGTTATTCTCCATGCATCAAATTTATTTAGAAGTGCCGTTCCCCCAGTTGTTTCATTTAATCTCGGGTCTCTTGGATTTTTGACTTCTCACACT TTATAG